One genomic window of Halolamina sediminis includes the following:
- a CDS encoding AMP-binding protein yields METSEGFDEVVHEPDREFVESTNVWQFMQAYGIDDYEELIERTTTEIEGEPESGVDWFWDEMADYLDVEFYEAYDTVRDNSDGPQFTDWYPGGEINIAHNTLDRYAEADAPERNTVACIWEGEDGEVDERTFHDLYRQANRVANYLEEAGIETGDTVGLYMPMVPEVISILYGCFKVGAIVVPIFSGFGVEATATRIDDAEPSVLFTGDGFYRRGSPVRLKAGSDEAIEQAGHVENVVVFDRLGDRENPEVDVPWDDDRDDWWGDTVAEQDGEYDTKSLPSDQESMLLYSSGTTGEPKGIVHTHAGVLTQCAKEIHFGFDQKESDRFFWVSDIGWMMGPWTLIGNHHFAGTTFMYEGAPDHPHPGRFWEMIEEHGITTFGVSPTAIRALRKHGDEVVEQYDLSSLRLLGSTGEPWDPESWLWYYEQVGGGEAPIINISGGTEICGCFLMPLPINDLKPGTLGGPGLGMDIDIVDNDGNSVKEDHERGFLVARDSCPSMTKSLWSGDERYLEEYWSTWDDLWDHGDFAQKDEEGFWFLHGRADDALNVAGRKVGPAEIEGVLVEHGDVNQAAAVGVPDDTTGTAVVTYVIPEEGVESSDELAEELRELVGEEHGKPFRPREILFVDEFPKTQSGKVIRRAIEAAYKGEDPGDLSSMENPEAFDELKDAS; encoded by the coding sequence ATGGAAACGAGCGAGGGGTTCGACGAGGTCGTCCACGAGCCGGATCGGGAGTTCGTGGAGTCGACCAACGTCTGGCAGTTCATGCAGGCGTACGGTATCGACGACTACGAGGAGCTGATCGAGCGCACCACGACCGAGATCGAGGGCGAGCCCGAGTCGGGCGTCGACTGGTTCTGGGACGAGATGGCGGACTACCTCGACGTGGAGTTCTACGAGGCCTACGATACGGTCCGTGACAACAGCGACGGGCCGCAGTTCACCGACTGGTACCCCGGCGGCGAGATCAACATCGCCCACAACACGCTGGACCGCTACGCCGAGGCTGACGCCCCCGAGCGCAACACGGTCGCCTGTATCTGGGAGGGCGAGGACGGCGAAGTCGACGAGCGGACGTTCCACGACCTCTACCGGCAGGCCAATCGCGTCGCGAACTACCTCGAGGAGGCGGGGATCGAGACCGGCGACACCGTTGGCCTCTACATGCCGATGGTGCCGGAGGTGATCTCGATCCTCTACGGCTGTTTCAAGGTGGGCGCGATCGTGGTGCCGATCTTCTCGGGGTTCGGCGTCGAGGCGACCGCGACCCGGATCGACGACGCCGAGCCCTCGGTGCTGTTCACCGGCGACGGGTTCTACCGTCGCGGGAGCCCCGTCCGGCTGAAGGCGGGCTCCGACGAGGCGATCGAGCAGGCCGGCCACGTCGAGAACGTCGTCGTGTTCGACCGGCTCGGTGATCGTGAGAACCCCGAAGTAGACGTGCCGTGGGACGACGACCGCGACGACTGGTGGGGCGACACGGTCGCCGAGCAGGACGGCGAGTACGACACCAAGTCGCTGCCGTCGGATCAGGAGTCGATGCTGCTGTACTCCTCCGGGACCACGGGCGAGCCGAAGGGGATCGTCCACACCCACGCCGGGGTGCTGACTCAGTGCGCGAAGGAGATCCACTTCGGCTTCGACCAGAAGGAGTCCGACCGCTTCTTCTGGGTCAGCGACATCGGCTGGATGATGGGGCCGTGGACGCTGATCGGCAACCACCACTTCGCGGGCACGACGTTCATGTACGAGGGCGCGCCCGACCACCCCCATCCCGGCCGATTCTGGGAGATGATCGAGGAGCACGGGATCACCACGTTCGGCGTCTCCCCGACTGCGATCCGCGCGCTGCGCAAGCACGGTGACGAAGTCGTCGAGCAGTACGACCTCTCCAGCCTCCGGCTGCTGGGTTCGACGGGCGAACCCTGGGACCCCGAGTCGTGGCTGTGGTACTACGAGCAGGTCGGCGGCGGCGAGGCGCCGATCATCAACATCTCCGGCGGCACCGAGATCTGTGGCTGCTTCCTGATGCCGCTGCCGATCAACGATCTCAAACCCGGCACGCTGGGCGGCCCGGGGCTGGGGATGGACATCGACATCGTCGACAACGACGGCAACTCCGTGAAGGAGGACCACGAGCGCGGCTTCCTCGTCGCGCGTGACTCCTGCCCGTCGATGACCAAGAGCCTCTGGTCGGGCGACGAGCGCTACCTGGAAGAGTACTGGTCGACGTGGGACGATCTCTGGGACCACGGCGACTTCGCCCAGAAGGACGAGGAGGGGTTCTGGTTCCTCCACGGCCGCGCCGACGACGCGCTCAACGTCGCCGGCCGGAAGGTCGGCCCCGCCGAGATCGAGGGCGTGCTTGTCGAACACGGCGACGTGAACCAAGCCGCCGCCGTTGGCGTCCCGGACGACACCACCGGCACCGCGGTCGTGACCTACGTCATCCCCGAGGAGGGCGTCGAGTCGAGCGACGAACTCGCCGAGGAGCTCCGCGAGCTGGTCGGCGAGGAGCACGGCAAGCCGTTCCGCCCTCGCGAGATACTGTTCGTCGACGAGTTCCCCAAGACGCAGTCGGGGAAGGTGATCCGCCGCGCGATCGAGGCGGCGTACAAGGGTGAGGACCCCGGGGACCTCTCCTCGATGGAGAACCCCGAGGCGTTCGACGAGCTGAAAGACGCGTCGTAG